CCAGAGAGATGCCGTGTACATCTGCGAACATCTCTTTGTATTTGGCGCGCAGATCAAAAATACCGCTCATATCTACTTCATTAAACGTCGTCAACATCGCCGCTGTCTGCTGTGCAGAAACCAGACGCTCGGCAATGCGCGTGCGAATTTGGCTCATGGGTTCGCGCCGCTCCCCATCGCCCGTAACAGCGGCAGCAGGAGGTGGTGCAGGAGCTTCGGGTTCAGAAACAGGCGGATCGGGTACTTCAGACACTTCTGAATCGAGATACGCCAGCACATCTCCTTTGGTCAATCGCCCGTCTTTTCCCGTCCCTGTAATCGCCGCGGGATCGAGATCGTGCTCTGTCACCAATCGGCGCACTGCCGGACTCAAACCATCGGCCTGTACAGGCTCTTCAGGTGAATCGGCCTTCTTCGATACGTCGGCCTTTGAGACGGCTTCACCATCCTCATCTATTGTGGCAATAGTCTCGCCGACCTCAATCGTATCGCCATCGGCCTTCAGCGTCTGCAACACACCCGCCGAAGGCGCGGGCAATTCGACATCGGCTTTATCCGTTTCAATAACCGCAAGGGGTTCATCTACCGCCACGGCCTCGCCATCCGATTTCAACCACTCGACCAGAATGGCATCGGTCACTGACTCTCCCAATTCGGGCAAAACCACATCAACAGGCATGTACGCGCCTCCCTAAGAAAAATCCAGAGCCGTCTCCACGATCTCTTGCTGTTCGGCCAAATGCACCGACTGAATACCCGTGGCCGTTGCAGCCGTGGGCTTTCGTCCCAGATAGCGCACTGGCTTTTTGTTATCGAGCAACCTGCGGAGTTTTGGCTCCATAAAATCCCAACTACCCATATTTTGCGGCTCCTCCTGTCCCCAGAAAATATCCGCATCGCCGTACTTCTCGAGTATAGCACCCACCTCGTCCCAAGGAAAGGGATAGTGCTCCTCAATCCGCACCAGTGCAAGCCGTTCCTCGTCCTTTTTATCCCGCCCCTCTTTTAAGTCAAAAAAGACCTTACCCGTACAGAAAACAACGCGCTTCACACCGCCGGGATCGGGCTGTGCGGGATCGTCTAAAACGGGATAAAACGCCCCCTCGGACAAATCCTCGAGCGTTGAAATCGACTCTTTGTGCCGCAACAAACTCTTTGGCATCATCAAAACGAGAGGCTTGCGAAATGCGCGCAACATCTGGCGGCGCAGCAAATGAAAATACTGCGCGGGCAACGTGGGGCAGCCCACCTGCATATTGTCTTCGGCACACAGCGCCTGAAACCGCTCTAACCGCGCACTCGAATGCTCTGGGCCCTGGCCTTCAAACCCGTGTGGCAACAGCATCACCAGCCCGCTCATCTTCTGCCATTTGGCCTCTGAACTGGAAATAAACTGATCGATAATCATCTGCGCGCCATTGGCAAAATCGCCAAACTGAGCTTCCCAGATCGTCAATTTATTGGGATTGGCATAACTCACGCCAAACTCAAAGCCCAGCACCGCCAACTCCGAAAGCATCGTATTATAGACCCTGAAACCACCCTGATCATCCGATAGATGGTTCAGCGGTGAATAAATTGCGCCATTTTCAATATCGTGCCACACCGCTTGCCGGTGACTAAATGTACCCCGCTGAGAATCTTGCCCGGCCAATCGCACCGGAAACCCATCCACTAACAAACTGCCAAACGCGAGCATCTCCGCGCAGCCCCAGTCCATCCCCACCTTGTCGTGGACCATTTGCATGCGGTAATCGAGTTGGCGCATCAATTTGCGATAAGCGTTAAATTCCTCGGGCACCGTCGTCGCCTTTTGGGCAATATCGATCAACTTCTCTCTATTCACCGCGGTTTTTGCCGTGCGATCTGCGCCCGCCTTCCCAAATCCCTTCCACGCGCCTCCAAATGCTGGCTCACGCGGTTTTGTCTTTTGATCTTTGGCATCGACGAATGCAGCCTCGAGCTTCTCGCGCACACCTTGCTTCATCGCATCGACATCATCTTCTGTTGCGATATTTTGCTCAATCAAACGCCTCGAATACAGATCGACAACCGTTGGATGCTCGGCGATCTCAGCAGATTGCAGAGGCTGAGTGAAAACGGGATCGTCGGATTCATTGTGACCGTATCGGCGATAACACCACAGGTCGATAATCACATCGTTCTTCACCGCCTGGCGATAAGCCATAGCCATGCGCGCCGCGTGTACCACAGCTTCGGGATCATCGGCATTGACGTGAAAAATGGGCATCTTAACAATCTTTGCCACATCTGTTGGATACGCTGTAAAACGGGATTCCCGGGGCAATGCGGTAAAACCAATCTGGTTATTCACAACAATATGAATCGTACCTCCATTATCATAGCCATCCAGATGGGACAAGCATATCGTCTCTGGCACAATGCCCTGCCCGGCAAAAGCGGCATCGCCGTGGATAATCAACGGTACGATATGCTCGTGCTGAACATCGCCTTTTGTCTCTTGCTTCGTACAAACAATGCCCTCAATCACGGGATTGACCAACTCGAGATGACTCGGGTTGGGCGTCAACCCCAAATGCACCGTATGACCATCGCGCGTGACATACTCATGGGCAAAACCCATGTGGTATTTTACATCGCCCGACCCTTCACCAATCTCAACGCCCTCAAATTCACTGAATATCTCCGGATAGGGTTTCTGCATGACATGCGAGAGCACATTGAGCCTGCCGCGATGCGCCATCCCCATCACCATTTCTTCGACATTTAACGCGGCCCCAGTTTCAATAAGCGCGTGCAACATCGGGATAAGCGCTTCGCCGCCTTCAATAGAAAATCGCTTTTTCCCGATATATTTAACATGCAAAAATTGTTCAAACTCCTGTGCTTCGATCAATAGCCTCAACAGATCCCGGCATTGTTCCGCACTGAATTTCGGCGAATTTAAGATCGGCTCCATGCGCTGTTCCAACCACTCGTGCTGGCTCTTATACGGTATATCGGTGTATTCTACCGCCACAGGACCGCAATATGTTTGCCTGAGCTTTGCCACGAGATCGCGCAACGTACCGTCCGTAGGGCCGAGAAATCCGCCATTGCCGACAATTTGATCCAGGTCCTCTTCTGTAAAGCCGTATTCCGACAACTCCAACAGCGGATACGGTGGGCGCGTATAACTCATCGGCGCGATATCGGCGACCAGGTGCCCCCATGTGCGATACGCATTGACCAGAGCCAGAGCGCCCTGCTGCCTATTCGCGTCCATGCGGGTGTATTCTTCCAACGTGTCATAAGCATCGAGAAACGCCATCGCCTCTTTCTCCGCCTGGCTTTCATCTGACATATCTGGAGTCACTTCAGCCTCATCGCGTTGCATCCCCAAATCAAAACCAGCAAAAAATATATGCCATCTTTCATCCACCAGATCTGGGTCTTGTTTGTATTTCTCATACATCGCGTCGATGTAATCGGCATTGGCAATTGCAGCAATATCGAATGACATAACAATCCCCACCTTTCTGTAACCTTTACAAGAGGTGTATCTTACACACACGGAAAAAGTAACGCCTACACCGCATCATGTCAAGATAGCACCAGTCAGAAGTTCGCCCTAACCGCTTCACCCCGTCCAAAACGACTTCGTCTTCCGCGCGAATTGATAGAGCTTGAAAGAATGGCGCAGCAGGGGTAGCGCGCCCCATCCGAGATGGTATTTTCTGCGGATACGCCACATCGCCCGATCCCGGTCTTCCCGCTGACTTACACTGTGTGGATGCACCCGATAATAATATAATGCCCCGGGCACATACTGCCCAATACCCCCCTGTTTGAGCGCGATATTCAGCCACAAATCCCAATCCTGATATCGGCGCACAGCGGGATCGAATCCGGGAAAACTATCAGCTCGAATCAACGCGGCGAGATCGATATAATTTCCGGCGCGCAATCGCCGCACATCAAACGGGCCAGACACCTCGCGTTCGCCCTGCTGTAAATCGCCATCGGCAAACACAATGCGATCGCCATAAGCAAATGTCGCGTGGGGAACCTCTTCCAATGCGCTGTAGAGCACATCTAAAAAGCGCGGCATCATCACATTATCCGCATCGAAAAACGCAACATAAGCAGTCGAAACCTTCAAAAACCCAAAATTTCGAGCGCGGTTGCCATTGCGAAAATCCACGCGACAGTACTGCACACCGGAAAATGATGCGACAACATCTGCCGTATCGTCTTCACTCGCATCGTCAACCACCAGCACCTGACGGGGCAAAAGCGTCTGTGACAAAACCGATTCCAAACACGCGGCGAGATAATGACCGTAATTGTGCGCGGTAATCACCACCCCAATGTCTGAACGCGCACTCATACAGACCAATCCGCCTGCTTTAACAGGACAATTTGATACTGCAAATTCACCAAAGCATCCGCACCAGAAACAACAACCCGTCCACCTTCCCCTCGTACATGCTTGCCAAATTCATCGATTAAAATATGCATAAAATCGCGGCAAATCACAGCCTCGTCTCCGTGGACCAATCGCGCGCGATAAATACCCTCATCATCGGCAAACCCCTCCCAATTCACCAAAAAGCCATTGACGCCAAATTGCCGCACGGGAACCCCCTCATCGATATCGCGCAAAACAAACCGCACATCGCATCGTCCCCCGGGTGTAATCACCTCAAAACTCGCGCGATTTTCCCGCTCGCCTATTGCACACGAAGCCGTTGCCCAATCGATTTCTCCCCCTGGCAAAAACCCCAGAACCAAACTCAACGGATGGGAAGCCACATCAATCCAGATATCCTCCCGCGCCTTTGGTCCCCCGCGCCCCTTCACCTCCATCTCCATCTCAAGCGAATCAATCGCATCCCATGTCCCTCGCACACGCGTGTAAAAATCGCGATAAACTGAAATCCCCGCGGGATATTGTGCGGACATCACCAGAGATCTGCCCGCCTGATCCGCCGCATGCACCACAGCCCGTCCATCGGCCAAAATATCATCCAGACGCCTATCCACATCCCAGCACAAAGGCTTTTCACACACCACATGGCACCCACTCTCCAGAGCCATAATTGCATGGTCTTTATGCAGATGAAAAGGACTTGAAACATCGACCACATCGGGCTGTTCAGCCGCCAGCATCTGCGCTACATCTGTATAAGCGCGTCCATCAAATCCAAAATACGCCTGCAATTGCTCCTGGGTCTTTGCACACGACGCTGCCGAAGTACCCACAAATGCCACCACCTGAGACCCCGACAAATGGTGCCATCGCGCGTGGTGCTGCCCAATGCCACTCGCACCAATAACAGCGACCTTTAATCTATCAGGCATTTTGCTCTCCTCGCATTGAGATCGAAAAAACACTGCGCTATAATAGGTACTTGCTCCGAAAATTCAACCCTTTTCAGTTAATCGCCAAGCTAAATTAATCTGACTTATCATAATTTGAGAAAAAAATAAAAAAACTTGTTGACATAAGCCCAACATTTGTTTTGCTTATTGGGCGAGTGTTTTACTAATAAAACAATTTTATAGATCACCAAACAAAAAAGACTGCTGCCAAACCAAATTTTAAGACTTTTTTGGTCACTTTTTATAGAAATCCAACAGGAGGAAAGCAATGGACGTTTTGGAAGCTATTCACACGCGGCGCACAATTTTTAAGTTCAAACCGGGCGGTGTGTCCAAAGATGTGATAGAAAAAATCTTTGAAGCCGGTCTTTGGGCACCCAATCACCATTTGACAGAACCGTGGCGATTTGTAGTCCTGGGAGAAGAAACCAAAGAAATACTGGCGCAACGCTACAGCGAAATACAAGAAGCAAAAGCCGCTGAAGATGCCAGCGACGAGGCCAGGCGCATATTAAAAGAAGCCGGTTATACCAAGTTCATGTCAAAGCCCACAATTATTGCAGTGGCCTGTTTGCAAGATGGCGATGAAATCAAGAACAGAGAAGACTATGCAGCCGCGTGTTGCGCCATGCAAAATGTACAGTTGGCTGCTTGGGCAGAAGGGATTGGCATGCAGTGGAGCACGGGGCCGATTACCCTGGAAGAAAACACCTGCAAATTGCTGGATGTAGATACCGAGAACGAATACATCATCGGATTTTTCTATACTGGATATCCCGATGAAATACCAGAACCGAGACGCAAACCCCTCGAAGAGGTGCTGAGCTGGACGGATTGATTCCGCTAACCATGAATGGCTTTGAATTCTTTGTTCTATATCGCCTACCTACCCTATGCAACAGTGCTGCCGGAGACATGGGTGGAACTTGATACGGAAGATGTGCAAACAACTATATCCACATAAAAGGAGTATCATTATGAAAGAATCATCACATCCATCAACTTCGGCCGAAGCGATAGCCGATCGGTCACCGGATTCCAACGCTCGCAAAGGTGGGCTGTCTCTGATATTGACTGCGTTAGCAACAGGTGTTGCCGTTATTGGACGAGTCGCCGTCGACGCGGATCAGCCCACGTTTGCTGAATCGCTCGTCGCGATCTCAGAGAGTGGTGGCCTTTACGCTACGGGAGGTGCTGGCAGGCTGCTCTCGGGGGTTGCGCTGGTTGCAGGTGCGTGGTTTTTGTCGCAAACTTGGATTATCAAGGCGCGACTGGGTACGCCTCTGGTACCGGTGCTGTTCGCTGTGTCTGGGCTTTTTACGATCATTTCCGGGGTGTGTACAATCACGCTTGTTGCCATTGCACCAGAAGTGACCGCCACGGCAGAGACGACCGAATACCTGCGATGGTTTACCGGCAAAATTGGTTTCTCGGCGGCTGGATTGGCGCTCATCCTCACGGCGCGGTACCAGTGGAAAGTCGGCGGTCAGCTCAGATATATCGCACCCGCATCTGCGGTTATCGGCATCGCTATGCAATTTATATGGTTAGACGCGACGGTTGGTATACATCATTTCAGTGGGCCAGCCTTTGTTCTATGGTTACTGCTCATCGGTACGATGCTGGCGACAGGCCGGGTGGAACGCCACTTCGTGGCGATGCAAAACCGGGAATCGACCGCGAATGAGCGACTCTGAAGTCCCAAATGTAATGTGTGAGAATAACAGTTGCAGCAATAGAGGTGCTTCGATGAAAATTGACCGCTATGATATTACGCATAGAGTGTCTCGACCGGCTTTAAAAAACTGGGCATTCTGGCTTTCAACTGAAGACGAGGAAAAAGTGAGTTCAGTTGGGCTCCGTGAATACCACATGCGATTCGGGTCTGCACAACTCAAGATGGGTGGCATCTGCGGGGTCGGCACGAAGGAGGAACATCGCAACAAGGGATACTCTCGGCGCGTCATGGAGCACACCATGGCGTACATGACCGAGAACGGATTCGATGTCTCCATGCTCTTTGGTATTCCAAACTTCTACCATAAATTTGGCTATGCGACAGTTCTGCCGGAAACATACGTGGAATTTGATACAGAAGAAGTGCAAGCAGCTGCATCTACATATCAGATCCGAAAATTTGAGACAGAGGACGCGCCGAAAATATTGGATCTCTACGCAGCAAACAACGCTGAACGAACGGGGACGCTGTTAAAAAAAGAAATCGGTTGGAAAGAATTCGCGACGACGGGTGACTTTGGGGTTGTCGCTGACCCTTATGTTGTCCTGAACGAAGCCGGTGAGGTGATTGGGTATTTCGTCTGCGGTGGTCTGGATGTTGTTAGAAACATGATTGAGGGAAACTGTATCCTTTGCGATATTGGGTTTCAGAAAAGAGCGATTTTTGAGACAGTTGTCCGCTTTCTCGCGGACCGCGCGAACCACTCTGGTGCAACAACGCGGATTAAGTGCTCAATACCCGCAGACCATCCCTTCGCCATCTTCTGCAGACGCTATGGCTGCCGGACAAATACCTATACTCCCAAGAACCACCTGGGCATGATGCGGATTATCAACCAATCGAGTACCTTAAAAAAGATCACTGGTGAGTTGGAAAAACGTCTTCGGCGCTCTGCCCATCTCTCACAGTGGAGTGGAAAGATTCTAATCTCGACAGATCTGGGACAGGATTGTTTGGAAATTGATCGGGGCTGCTTTGCACACACCAACAGCCGGGCTAACGCCTTCCACCTTGAGACACCGCAGGACAAGCTGATCCAACTGATGATGGGGCGGCGAAGCATTGAAGATCTTGCCATTGAACCCGATGTTTCGGTAACTGAGGAAATTATTCCTGTACTGGAAGGCCTCTGTCCACTCGGTCATCCACACGTTTGGTGGCCCGACCGATTTTAGTGTACGGGTGATTCACTCATTCATTCGGGTGCTTTCCAACTAAAAATCGGAATAGACTAATAACTGATCTTACACAGAACTCTATATTATTGTGCAAAAATGGCGTACTTTTCGACAAACTGCGTAACATCAATTATTAAAAAATATGTTGACACATTCCCTGAATTATTAAAAAAAATGTTGACATAAGCCCAACATTTGTTTTATTTGTTGGGCGATTGTTTTATTAGTAAAACATTTTTATAGACCATCAAACAAAAAAGACC
This is a stretch of genomic DNA from Gemmatimonadota bacterium. It encodes these proteins:
- a CDS encoding E3 binding domain-containing protein codes for the protein MPVDVVLPELGESVTDAILVEWLKSDGEAVAVDEPLAVIETDKADVELPAPSAGVLQTLKADGDTIEVGETIATIDEDGEAVSKADVSKKADSPEEPVQADGLSPAVRRLVTEHDLDPAAITGTGKDGRLTKGDVLAYLDSEVSEVPDPPVSEPEAPAPPPAAAVTGDGERREPMSQIRTRIAERLVSAQQTAAMLTTFNEVDMSGIFDLRAKYKEMFADVHGISL
- a CDS encoding 2-oxoglutarate dehydrogenase E1 component — encoded protein: MSFDIAAIANADYIDAMYEKYKQDPDLVDERWHIFFAGFDLGMQRDEAEVTPDMSDESQAEKEAMAFLDAYDTLEEYTRMDANRQQGALALVNAYRTWGHLVADIAPMSYTRPPYPLLELSEYGFTEEDLDQIVGNGGFLGPTDGTLRDLVAKLRQTYCGPVAVEYTDIPYKSQHEWLEQRMEPILNSPKFSAEQCRDLLRLLIEAQEFEQFLHVKYIGKKRFSIEGGEALIPMLHALIETGAALNVEEMVMGMAHRGRLNVLSHVMQKPYPEIFSEFEGVEIGEGSGDVKYHMGFAHEYVTRDGHTVHLGLTPNPSHLELVNPVIEGIVCTKQETKGDVQHEHIVPLIIHGDAAFAGQGIVPETICLSHLDGYDNGGTIHIVVNNQIGFTALPRESRFTAYPTDVAKIVKMPIFHVNADDPEAVVHAARMAMAYRQAVKNDVIIDLWCYRRYGHNESDDPVFTQPLQSAEIAEHPTVVDLYSRRLIEQNIATEDDVDAMKQGVREKLEAAFVDAKDQKTKPREPAFGGAWKGFGKAGADRTAKTAVNREKLIDIAQKATTVPEEFNAYRKLMRQLDYRMQMVHDKVGMDWGCAEMLAFGSLLVDGFPVRLAGQDSQRGTFSHRQAVWHDIENGAIYSPLNHLSDDQGGFRVYNTMLSELAVLGFEFGVSYANPNKLTIWEAQFGDFANGAQMIIDQFISSSEAKWQKMSGLVMLLPHGFEGQGPEHSSARLERFQALCAEDNMQVGCPTLPAQYFHLLRRQMLRAFRKPLVLMMPKSLLRHKESISTLEDLSEGAFYPVLDDPAQPDPGGVKRVVFCTGKVFFDLKEGRDKKDEERLALVRIEEHYPFPWDEVGAILEKYGDADIFWGQEEPQNMGSWDFMEPKLRRLLDNKKPVRYLGRKPTAATATGIQSVHLAEQQEIVETALDFS
- a CDS encoding glycosyltransferase family 2 protein, yielding MSARSDIGVVITAHNYGHYLAACLESVLSQTLLPRQVLVVDDASEDDTADVVASFSGVQYCRVDFRNGNRARNFGFLKVSTAYVAFFDADNVMMPRFLDVLYSALEEVPHATFAYGDRIVFADGDLQQGEREVSGPFDVRRLRAGNYIDLAALIRADSFPGFDPAVRRYQDWDLWLNIALKQGGIGQYVPGALYYYRVHPHSVSQREDRDRAMWRIRRKYHLGWGALPLLRHSFKLYQFARKTKSFWTG
- a CDS encoding Gfo/Idh/MocA family oxidoreductase; this translates as MPDRLKVAVIGASGIGQHHARWHHLSGSQVVAFVGTSAASCAKTQEQLQAYFGFDGRAYTDVAQMLAAEQPDVVDVSSPFHLHKDHAIMALESGCHVVCEKPLCWDVDRRLDDILADGRAVVHAADQAGRSLVMSAQYPAGISVYRDFYTRVRGTWDAIDSLEMEMEVKGRGGPKAREDIWIDVASHPLSLVLGFLPGGEIDWATASCAIGERENRASFEVITPGGRCDVRFVLRDIDEGVPVRQFGVNGFLVNWEGFADDEGIYRARLVHGDEAVICRDFMHILIDEFGKHVRGEGGRVVVSGADALVNLQYQIVLLKQADWSV
- a CDS encoding nitroreductase — its product is MDVLEAIHTRRTIFKFKPGGVSKDVIEKIFEAGLWAPNHHLTEPWRFVVLGEETKEILAQRYSEIQEAKAAEDASDEARRILKEAGYTKFMSKPTIIAVACLQDGDEIKNREDYAAACCAMQNVQLAAWAEGIGMQWSTGPITLEENTCKLLDVDTENEYIIGFFYTGYPDEIPEPRRKPLEEVLSWTD
- a CDS encoding GNAT family N-acetyltransferase — protein: MKIDRYDITHRVSRPALKNWAFWLSTEDEEKVSSVGLREYHMRFGSAQLKMGGICGVGTKEEHRNKGYSRRVMEHTMAYMTENGFDVSMLFGIPNFYHKFGYATVLPETYVEFDTEEVQAAASTYQIRKFETEDAPKILDLYAANNAERTGTLLKKEIGWKEFATTGDFGVVADPYVVLNEAGEVIGYFVCGGLDVVRNMIEGNCILCDIGFQKRAIFETVVRFLADRANHSGATTRIKCSIPADHPFAIFCRRYGCRTNTYTPKNHLGMMRIINQSSTLKKITGELEKRLRRSAHLSQWSGKILISTDLGQDCLEIDRGCFAHTNSRANAFHLETPQDKLIQLMMGRRSIEDLAIEPDVSVTEEIIPVLEGLCPLGHPHVWWPDRF